In Thalassotalea sp. Sam97, a single window of DNA contains:
- a CDS encoding acyl-CoA dehydrogenase family protein: MGTLPNPAIFDHISNEYMSAEAHELINKAKALAPLLKEKARFADDNGGVCPEVIQAISDAGLFRILQPKRWGGYEMDPRVFYRCQMELAKACMSTAWIYGVVGVHYWQLSLFPEQAQQDVWKDDPATLIASTYMPVGKAEKVDGGYRFSGHWRFSTGVEHCQWIFLGGLLPKKEGSDELQHVTFLLPKGDYTVKENWDVLGLRGTGSHDIIVDNVFVPEHRTNATNDHSDAACPGRELNDNWLYKIPFAQVFQRAVSSACIGALDGAVNTFREYAASHVGAHGSATAQDPNAQMAVSEAMMLTDQLKLVLYRNYEQVVQSAALDQQMHVEERLFQRAQSAYVAKSCAEKVNEILRACAASGMYKDNPIERFFRDLTQARGHIANNADAYLRAHGAVMLGLPNQDPFV, encoded by the coding sequence ATGGGTACGTTACCAAATCCAGCAATATTTGATCATATATCAAATGAGTACATGTCTGCTGAAGCACATGAATTGATTAACAAAGCTAAGGCGTTAGCGCCATTATTAAAAGAAAAAGCACGCTTTGCCGATGACAACGGCGGCGTATGTCCTGAAGTCATTCAGGCTATCTCAGATGCCGGATTGTTCCGTATTTTACAGCCCAAGCGCTGGGGCGGTTATGAAATGGACCCGCGCGTTTTCTATCGTTGTCAAATGGAACTTGCCAAAGCGTGTATGTCTACCGCATGGATTTACGGCGTTGTTGGTGTACATTACTGGCAATTATCGCTATTTCCAGAGCAAGCGCAGCAAGACGTATGGAAAGACGATCCTGCGACCTTAATTGCTTCAACTTACATGCCAGTTGGTAAAGCTGAAAAAGTTGATGGCGGTTATCGTTTTTCAGGTCACTGGCGCTTTTCAACAGGCGTTGAACATTGTCAGTGGATTTTCTTAGGTGGTTTATTGCCAAAAAAAGAAGGTTCAGATGAATTGCAACACGTCACCTTCTTATTGCCTAAAGGCGACTATACCGTTAAAGAAAACTGGGACGTATTGGGCCTACGTGGTACCGGTAGTCATGATATCATCGTCGACAACGTGTTTGTTCCAGAGCATCGTACCAACGCCACCAACGATCACAGCGATGCAGCGTGTCCTGGGCGTGAATTAAACGATAACTGGTTGTACAAAATCCCATTTGCTCAAGTATTCCAACGTGCGGTCTCTTCAGCTTGTATCGGTGCGTTAGATGGTGCGGTCAACACGTTTAGAGAATACGCGGCAAGTCACGTTGGTGCTCACGGTAGCGCAACTGCGCAAGATCCAAATGCACAAATGGCGGTGAGTGAAGCGATGATGTTAACCGACCAATTAAAGCTTGTCCTATACCGCAACTACGAGCAAGTAGTACAAAGTGCTGCCCTTGATCAGCAAATGCATGTGGAAGAGCGCCTGTTCCAACGCGCACAATCAGCCTATGTTGCCAAGTCGTGTGCCGAAAAGGTTAATGAAATTCTACGTGCTTGTGCTGCTTCAGGTATGTATAAAGACAACCCTATCGAGCGTTTTTTCCGTGACTTAACGCAAGCACGTGGCCATATTGCCAACAACGCCGATGCCTACCTACGCGCACACGGTGCGGTGATGCTAGGCTTACCAAACCAAGATCCGTTCGTTTAA
- a CDS encoding 2Fe-2S iron-sulfur cluster-binding protein, giving the protein MSSGIYQSLEVIGVRHESADACSFTFAVPESMQQDFQYQAGQFLTLKVPHHEGELLRCYSMCSSPVVDKQLQIAVKRVVDGRASNWLCDNLAVGSQLEVMRPAGVFTVKDWSKDLLLFAGGSGITPVFSILKTALVQGSGKVRLVYANRDVDSIIFNHELNALRQRHPERLEVIHLLDALQGVPSVGLLQALCFDYQQAAAYVCGPGPYMDAVETALHNAGVNKDDIHIERFISLSSAPKAVEPSISTNENESDIIVDIDLYGNQHTISCTDGETVLNAARRQGIELPFSCEVGMCASCMCEIKEGNVDLLENEVLSERDLEQKLTLSCQAVPTSKQVKLRFT; this is encoded by the coding sequence ATGTCTAGTGGCATTTATCAGTCGTTAGAGGTTATAGGAGTTCGGCACGAAAGTGCCGACGCCTGCAGTTTTACCTTTGCAGTACCTGAATCTATGCAACAAGATTTTCAGTACCAAGCAGGGCAATTCCTTACCCTCAAAGTGCCTCATCATGAAGGCGAGTTATTACGCTGCTATTCAATGTGCAGCTCTCCTGTCGTTGATAAGCAGCTGCAAATTGCAGTGAAACGTGTTGTCGATGGTCGTGCCTCTAATTGGTTATGTGACAACCTTGCGGTTGGCAGCCAGCTTGAAGTGATGCGCCCTGCCGGTGTTTTCACGGTAAAAGATTGGAGCAAAGATTTACTGTTATTTGCCGGTGGTAGCGGTATTACCCCAGTATTTTCGATTCTTAAAACCGCGTTAGTACAAGGTAGCGGTAAGGTGCGTTTGGTGTATGCCAATCGCGATGTCGATAGCATTATCTTTAATCACGAGTTAAATGCCCTACGTCAACGTCACCCTGAGCGCCTTGAAGTGATTCACCTACTTGACGCACTGCAAGGTGTACCGTCGGTTGGCTTGCTGCAAGCGCTGTGTTTTGACTATCAACAAGCCGCAGCTTACGTATGTGGCCCAGGTCCTTATATGGATGCCGTTGAAACAGCCTTACACAATGCTGGCGTCAACAAAGATGATATTCATATTGAACGCTTTATTTCGTTGTCATCTGCGCCCAAAGCGGTTGAACCATCAATAAGCACTAACGAGAATGAAAGCGACATTATCGTTGATATTGATTTGTATGGTAATCAGCACACGATTTCTTGTACGGATGGAGAAACCGTATTAAATGCGGCACGTCGTCAAGGCATTGAGCTACCTTTTTCCTGTGAAGTAGGTATGTGTGCCTCTTGCATGTGCGAAATTAAAGAAGGTAACGTTGACTTATTAGAGAACGAAGTCCTGTCAGAACGAGACCTCGAGCAGAAGTTAACACTCAGCTGCCAAGCTGTTCCGACCAGTAAACAGGTAAAACTTCGCTTTACCTAA
- a CDS encoding helix-turn-helix transcriptional regulator, protein MAGINLRIEEYDDIIGLLYDAAIDECSWGEPLNNIRHALQANYVTLILKAPQPFDDNDDLGLMVFVGGNDDGDGFVKYQQYQHTLTPFKDKQPDKIYTVSDIMSADEWENSNYFQHWVPDDVYHVMSVDIATENNGRLGFRVTRPPGTEDFNEQDKALAYQLIPHLRRALSIHNQIDRNYSLGVMYSQAIGRMSTATLLIDRNGKILDKNVYAQEILDRKDGLKIVGGSLEATYPSDNKRLRELIKQAFADSISQQSAGLPEAMSITRTSSEVKLGVVIEPIPATSWAVGSGEPTAVIYIRDSVSKAHTSADIAKKLFDLTPAETALSMQLANGLSLEEAAEALGVRRNTARAHLRSIFSKTGVRRQTELVRIFLNSVAALGYHEA, encoded by the coding sequence ATGGCAGGAATTAACCTACGTATCGAAGAATACGACGATATCATTGGGTTGCTGTATGATGCTGCAATTGATGAGTGCTCATGGGGCGAGCCACTTAATAACATCCGTCACGCGCTACAAGCGAACTATGTGACGCTCATATTAAAGGCACCGCAACCGTTTGATGATAATGACGATTTAGGCCTAATGGTCTTTGTTGGTGGCAACGACGATGGTGATGGTTTCGTAAAATATCAACAATATCAACACACCTTAACTCCGTTTAAAGACAAACAACCCGATAAAATCTATACCGTCAGTGACATCATGTCCGCAGACGAATGGGAAAACAGTAATTACTTCCAACACTGGGTACCTGATGATGTCTATCACGTCATGTCGGTAGATATCGCCACTGAGAACAACGGTCGTTTAGGGTTTCGAGTCACCCGACCACCGGGCACTGAAGATTTTAATGAGCAAGACAAAGCTCTTGCCTATCAGTTGATCCCACACCTGCGCCGTGCACTGAGTATTCACAACCAAATTGACCGCAATTACTCGCTTGGTGTCATGTATTCGCAGGCCATCGGCCGAATGTCGACAGCAACTTTGTTGATTGACCGCAATGGTAAGATCCTCGATAAAAACGTCTATGCGCAAGAAATATTAGACCGCAAGGACGGTTTAAAAATAGTAGGCGGCTCTTTAGAAGCCACCTACCCTAGCGACAATAAGCGTTTACGTGAATTGATCAAGCAAGCCTTTGCCGACTCTATTTCACAACAATCTGCAGGCTTACCGGAAGCGATGTCAATTACCCGCACCTCCAGCGAAGTCAAACTTGGTGTGGTGATCGAACCTATACCGGCAACATCATGGGCTGTCGGCTCTGGCGAACCTACGGCGGTCATTTACATCCGTGATTCGGTGAGTAAAGCCCACACCAGTGCAGATATTGCCAAAAAATTGTTTGACTTAACGCCTGCAGAAACTGCTTTATCGATGCAATTAGCCAATGGTTTATCGTTAGAAGAAGCAGCAGAGGCTTTGGGTGTTAGACGTAACACAGCACGTGCGCATTTGCGTTCGATTTTCTCAAAAACTGGCGTTAGACGACAAACTGAGTTGGTGAGAATCTTCTTGAATTCTGTTGCGGCACTAGGTTATCACGAGGCCTAA
- a CDS encoding enoyl-CoA hydratase produces the protein MEANEIESEVLLLDFPVEGVAQLTLNRPHATNALSLTLQNALSKQFTELGNRDDVRCIILTGGEEVFAAGGDIHSMVEATAIDIYKRHTERLWAPIQQCPKPVIAAVNGYAFGGGCELAMLADIIVAGRSASFCQPEIRIGIMPGIGGTQRLVRAVGKAKAMHMALTGKPITAEEAWVAGLVSELCDDEDTLAHALKLAKGIAHMPPLAAEQIKEVILHGLDASLESAMALERRANALLFATQDKTEGMMAFIEKRHPKFTGK, from the coding sequence ATGGAAGCAAACGAGATCGAATCTGAGGTGTTGTTATTGGACTTTCCGGTTGAAGGTGTTGCCCAGCTAACACTGAATCGACCACATGCCACTAACGCACTCAGTTTGACTTTACAAAATGCCTTATCAAAGCAGTTTACAGAGCTTGGCAACCGTGACGATGTGCGTTGTATTATCTTAACCGGCGGTGAAGAAGTATTTGCCGCCGGTGGTGATATTCACTCGATGGTGGAAGCCACCGCGATAGATATCTACAAACGTCACACCGAACGTCTTTGGGCGCCTATTCAACAGTGCCCTAAGCCGGTGATTGCGGCCGTTAATGGTTATGCGTTTGGTGGTGGCTGTGAGCTGGCCATGTTGGCTGATATCATCGTTGCCGGTCGCTCAGCAAGCTTTTGCCAGCCAGAGATCCGTATCGGTATTATGCCGGGTATTGGTGGTACACAGCGTTTAGTCAGAGCGGTAGGTAAAGCCAAGGCCATGCATATGGCGTTAACGGGTAAGCCTATAACGGCTGAAGAGGCCTGGGTTGCAGGACTTGTTAGCGAGTTATGTGATGATGAGGATACCTTAGCGCATGCGTTGAAGTTGGCCAAAGGTATTGCTCATATGCCACCGCTTGCGGCAGAGCAAATCAAAGAAGTGATTTTACACGGCTTAGACGCCTCGCTTGAGAGCGCTATGGCGTTAGAGCGTCGTGCTAATGCGTTATTATTTGCCACCCAGGATAAAACCGAGGGTATGATGGCATTTATCGAAAAACGGCATCCAAAATTTACTGGTAAGTAA
- a CDS encoding SDR family oxidoreductase, whose product MKTTVITGAASGIGAAVKKQLEQQGHQVISVDRQEADVVADLSTEAGRKLAVEQVLAKAERIDGLVCCAGVGVTAPRYDIITEVNFFGAVALIDGLKERLAQSDKPAVTVIGSFAASQQLAAPDALSLALLEQDRERIATLLETDTQGPHIAYSASKYALTAYCRQQAVAFGKLGVRLNVIAPGAVSTPLHQASLEDPVFGSAVKNFVAPLGAHTEPEQIANAVTFLQSEHAQFVHGSVLFVDGGMDAMIRPKSF is encoded by the coding sequence ATGAAAACAACAGTGATTACAGGTGCAGCATCAGGTATTGGTGCGGCCGTTAAGAAACAATTAGAACAACAAGGTCATCAAGTGATCAGTGTTGATCGCCAAGAAGCGGATGTGGTTGCAGATTTAAGCACCGAAGCGGGTCGCAAGTTAGCGGTTGAGCAAGTATTAGCTAAAGCTGAGCGTATCGACGGTTTAGTGTGCTGTGCAGGCGTTGGTGTTACTGCACCACGTTATGACATCATCACCGAAGTAAATTTCTTTGGGGCAGTGGCGTTAATCGACGGCTTAAAAGAGCGTTTAGCCCAAAGCGATAAGCCAGCGGTTACCGTGATTGGCTCGTTTGCAGCCAGCCAGCAATTAGCCGCGCCAGATGCGTTGAGCTTAGCACTGCTTGAGCAAGACCGTGAGCGTATTGCCACCTTACTTGAAACCGACACCCAAGGGCCACACATTGCTTATTCGGCGTCAAAATACGCACTTACCGCGTATTGCCGCCAACAAGCGGTTGCTTTTGGCAAACTTGGCGTGCGTTTAAATGTGATTGCACCAGGAGCGGTGTCAACGCCATTACACCAAGCATCATTAGAAGATCCGGTATTTGGCAGCGCGGTGAAAAACTTTGTCGCACCATTGGGGGCGCATACCGAGCCTGAACAAATCGCCAACGCGGTGACATTCTTACAGTCTGAGCATGCGCAGTTTGTGCATGGTAGTGTATTGTTTGTCGATGGCGGTATGGACGCCATGATCCGTCCTAAATCATTCTAA